One window of Fusobacterium sp. SYSU M8D902 genomic DNA carries:
- the rbr gene encoding rubrerythrin: MEFKGSKTEKNLMTAFAGESEARNKYTYYASKAKKDGYEQISKIFEETANNEKEHAKLWFKLLKGGEVPSTIDNLLDAAEGENYEWTDMYATFAKEAREEGFDDIARAFEGVAKIEKRHEDRYRKLLQNIKENMVFERDEEVAWECMNCGHIHYGKKAPNLCPVCKHPGAYFMIEPKNF, translated from the coding sequence ATGGAATTTAAAGGAAGTAAAACTGAAAAAAACTTAATGACTGCATTTGCTGGGGAATCTGAAGCAAGAAATAAATATACTTATTATGCTTCTAAAGCTAAAAAAGATGGATATGAGCAAATTTCTAAGATATTTGAAGAGACTGCAAACAACGAAAAAGAGCATGCTAAATTATGGTTCAAACTATTAAAAGGTGGAGAAGTTCCTTCTACAATAGATAATCTTTTAGATGCTGCTGAAGGTGAAAATTACGAGTGGACAGATATGTATGCAACTTTTGCTAAAGAAGCTAGAGAAGAGGGATTTGACGATATAGCTAGAGCTTTTGAAGGTGTTGCAAAGATAGAAAAAAGACACGAAGATAGATATAGAAAGTTATTACAAAATATAAAAGAAAATATGGTATTTGAAAGAGATGAAGAGGTAGCTTGGGAGTGCATGAACTGTGGACATATTCACTATGGTAAAAAAGCTCCAAACCTATGCCCAGTATGTAAACACCCTGGAGCATACTTCATGATCGAACCTAAAAACTTCTAA